GCACATGGGCGTGCAGGCACGGCTGATGAGCCAGGCGCTGCGCAAACTCACGGGCGCGGTGAGCCGGTCGGGCACGTGCATCATCTTCATCAATCAGATTCGAATGAAGATTGGCGTGATGTTCGGCAATCCGGAGACCACGACGGGTGGCAATGCCCTGAAGTTCTACTCGTCCGTGCGCATGGAGATTCGCCGCACGGGCAACATCAAGGAGGGCGACGCCGTGGTGGGCTCCAAGGCCCGCGTGAAGGTGGTGAAGAACAAGGTCGCCCCGCCCTTCCAGGAAGCAGAGTTCGACCTGATGTACGGCAGCGGCATCCACCGGGTGGGGGAGGTGCTCGACCTGGGCGTGGCCGCAGGACTCATCGAGAAATCGGGCAGCCACTTCAGCCTGCGCGGGGAACGCATCGGCCAGGGGCGTGAGCGCGCCGCCGAGTGGCTGCGCGAGCATCCGGACGTGTTGGAGTCGCTCGGCAAGGAACTCACGGGAGCGCCCGCTGCAGCCGCGGCCACCGTGCCGGTGGAGGCCGCGGCCTAGGACGCCGCCAGGGCGTCCAGGGCGACGGGGACGGCGACCTTGCGCTGGCCAGCACACAGCAGGAGTGTGCCGCCCTCCCCTTCTTCCAGAAGCTGCCCCACCTGGTACTGGGCATCGCGCGAGAAGCGTGCCCGGGCCCGGCCCTGCTTCACACGGCAGGACAGGACACCCTCGGCATCCAGGTGCAACGTCGACGGGTCCAAAGCCTCCGCGGTGCGATCGCTCAGTCGCACCGACACCCGTTCGTCAGGCGTGACGTCCACGGTCCGAACCTCGTACGCCGCGCCCTCTACCTGGACGAAGCACCAGTCATTGCCGATGCGGAGCTGGTAACGGCCCGCTTCGTCCAGGACGAGCGACGCGTTGAACAGCTCGATGACCTTCGGGTGAAGGATGGGCTCGTCGTCGTGCCACCAACGCAGCGAGGCATCGAGGCGGATGCCGCTGTCTTCGCGGGTGTGCCAGCGCTTGCCGGGAGGCGGCGGTCCGGAGGGAGGTTGCATGACGTCTCTTATCTGCGCGTGGCGCCAGGAGGATTCAAGCCCGTGAGGCCCAAGCGACTACCAGTTCCGAACAAGCTCCGTGTAGCCACGGAAGGCCACGGCTCCCCAGAAGTTCACCAACACGCCAAGCGACACCGCGGCCAGCACCGCGCGGTTGCGCAAGGACCAGCCGCCCAAGGCGAAGAGCATCAACAGGTAGGGCGTGTAATCGAGGCTGAAGCGGAACCCGAACTGCATGTAACCGGTGTTCTGGTAGAAGAGTCCGGGCAACGCGCAGACGGCCACCGTGAGCCACACCGGCCAGTGCAGGCGCGGCCGCGTTTTCGGAACCAGCAGGAAGACGAGCAGCGGCAGCGTCAGCAGCAGCGTCAGTCCGTGCGGATCGTAGGCGAGCTTCAACGGCGACAACGACACCGTGGGCAGCGTGAAGAAGGCCGCCTCCAGGTTCCGTCCCAGGTACTCCCAATTGAAGAGGCCCGTCCGGTCGATGTCCGCGTTGACGCGGTTGTTGAAGAGATAGGCGTGTCCGAACTCACTCAACCGGCCGTAGCGATAGACGTTGTAGGCGGCCGCGAGCCCCGCGAACGGCAAGGCGCCCAAGGTGAACAGCCCCAGCTTCCTTGCAGCGGGCTGCCAGTTCCGCGTCAGGGCCTTGAGCTGCGCGAGGCGGGACTCTGGCCCCGGGCACAGCGCCTCCAGGACGAAGAACAACCCGGTGAAGACCAGGGGCGTCCGGGTGAGCGTCGCCATGGAGAAGAACAGGCCCGCGAGCAAAGGGTGCCGCGCACGAACGGCGTTGCGCACATAGAGACAGGTGAGCGCCACGCCCATGACCTCGGCGCTGAACCAGACCTCGCCTCGGATGGCGCAGTAGAAGAACAAGGTGCCGAAGGCGAGGATGAGCGCCAGGGCGATGTTCTCGTTGCGATTGCGCGCTGTCTCTCCGTCCTTCGCCAGGAAGCGCAGCAGCGAATAGAAGAGCGCCACCGCCAGCGCGCCGACGATGACGCCAAACGAGGTGTCGTTGAACTGATAGCCGTGCAACGCGACGAACGGCAGCATCGCCACGGCGGGGAAGGACGGGAAGCTCACGAACCAACGGTCCGTGGGGAGCGGCCGACCCGAACACCGGACCTTGTCGCCATCCACCACGCGAACGCAGGCCCAGTCCTCCATGTTGGGCAGGACCTGCGGGTCCACATCCAGCCGGCCTTCGAGCCAGGCCTGGGCCTGGTAGACGAAATGAGGCGCGGCGCTCTGCCGCAGGAACCGCTGCGAACTGAAGCTCGCCAGCACCACGAAGGCGACGAGGAACAGCACCACTTCCACGCGGTAGGCGGCCAGCCACATGCGCAAGGCGCTGAGCGGCACATTTCCCGATGGCCCCGGAGCGGGGACGGGCTCGGGTCCAGGGGAGGACGTGTGCCCCTGTCCAGCGGAGGGCTCCAGGGCGGACGTGGGTGCGGCCGGCGCGACAGGCAGGGACATAGTGGATGCCGTGCTGACCCCTTGCGTGGCGACCGGGCTGACGGCGGCAGGCTCGGTGGAAGATGAACGGGGGCGCTTGGACTTGGAACGGCTCATGGCAGGGAACTCGCGGCGAGCAGGTGCTGCCGCAGCATTTCGAGCGTGTGGGAAGCGGCGAACAGGCGCACGCGGTCGCGGTCGCCCTTCACGGAGATGCGCTCACAGCGGGGAGGCGCACCGGGCACGGACAGGCCGCAGTAGACGGTGCCCACCGGGTCCTCGGGCGTGCCGCCCCCGGGCCCCGCGTAGCCTGTCACCGACAGGCCGTAGGTCGTGCCACAGGCGGTGCGCACGCCGTCCGCCATCGCGATGGCGGTCTCACGCGACACGGCCGTGTGCCGGTCGAGGACGTCGGTGGGGACTCCCACCCAGGCGGACTTCATCTTCTCCGAGTACACCACCGCGCCGCCGATGAAGACACTGCTGGAACCTGGGACGGCCGTGAGTTGCTGGGCGATGAGTCCTCCCGTGCAGCTCTCCGCCACCGCCAGCGTCGCGCCGGCCTGACGAAGCATCTCGAGCAGCACGGCGGCATACTCTTCCGCGTCCGCGCCAAAGACGCGCCGCCCCAGCACCTGACGGCACTCCTGCTCCACGGCGGCGAGCGCGGCGTCGGCCTCCGACTGGGAGGGCGCCTCCGACATCAACTTGAGGTGATTTTCGGGGGCGTGGGTACGGAAACCGAAGACGACGCGAGGATGCCGTGGCGCCATGGGGGCCACCGTCAGGTCGAGCTCCGATTCTGGAACCCCCACCGTGCGCAGCAGCCGGAAGGCGCGGTACGTGCGGCCGGGTTGCACGTCCAGGGCGGCGCGAACGCGCGGCAGCACCTCTCCTTCCAGGAGCGCGCGGAACTCACGGGGCACACCCGGCAGGAAGAAGAGCTGCGCCCCGCCCAGCTTCATCAGGACGAGCGGCGCGGAGCCCTCGGGATTCTTCAAGGGCTCGGCCCCCTGGGGGACGCGGGCCATGCGCAAGGCGCTGGGGTTCGGGGACAGCCCGCGCGCCGCGTAGCGTTCATGCAGCCACTGAAGGACTCGCGGGTCTTCCGCCAAGGGGACACCCGCGGCCACGGCGGCGCACTCGAGTGTGAAGTCATCCGCCGTGGGGCCCAGGCCGCCCGACACCACCACGACATCCGCGCGCGAAGCGGCTTCCTTCAGCGCCTGCGTGATGTCCGCTCGCACATCCCCGACCAGCACCACGCGCTCTACCTTGATGCCAAGGTCGAAGAGGCGGGCCTCCAGGTACGTGCTGTTCGTGTCCGTAATGAGGCCGGTGACGAGTTCGTCCCCGGTGCACAGCAGCTCGACGCGCATGGGCCGCGCATCCTAGCGGTAGCTGGGCGCATCGGCACGGCTCGAAGAGGGGAGCTGGCTCGGCGCCTCCCGGTCCGGATGGGGACCGGGCAGGGAGCACCCCGCCCCGCCTCAGAGGTAGGCGGGCCCGTCGGAGCCTTGACCGGGCTCGGACTCTTCTTCTTCCTCGCCCTCGTCGTCGATGACCGCCGCCACCGCGACCGCGCCCGGAGCGGCGACCTTGCGGGCGACCAGCCTGCTCCGGACCAGCACCGCGGACTCCAGCAGCCCCAGCGCGAGGTAGGCGCCACAGCACGCCACCAGGACCCAGGCTGGGTGGAGCTGCGTCGCAATCACCGTACCGCCCACCGCGACCAGCATGAGGGCCAGCGCGCTCTTGCGGTTGGGCCGCGTGTCCTTGAAGGTCCGGTAGCGGACCGTGGACACCATCAGCAGCGACAGGCCCGCCACGGCCACCGCCATGGGCACCACGGCGCCCTCGGCCAGCGGCTCGCCCTGCGTCGCCGCGTGGTGCGAGATGATGACCGACACCAGCATGCCGGCCGCCACGGGGATGGGCAGACCGACGAAGAAGCTGCCACCGCCACCATGGGGATTGCGCGCCGCCAGCACGTTGAAGCGCGCCAGCCGCAACGCGCCGCAAGCGGCGAACGAGAACGCGATGAAGAGCCCCACGAACCCCAGGGGCTCGAGCGCCCACTTGTACACCAGGAGGGAAGGCGCGGCCCCGAAGGAGATGACGTCCGCCAGGCTGTCGAGCTGCACGCCGAAGTCGCTCTGCGTCTTCGTCAGCCGCGCTACCCGGCCGTCGAAACCGTCGAAGAACATGGCGAAGAAGATGGCCAACGCGGCCTGGTACATCTGCACGGGTTCCGCGTCCCCCGTGCACAAAGTCATGGCGTAGAAGCCGCAGAAAATGGACGTGACGGTAAAGAGATTCGGCAGCACGAACATCAGTTTCCGCAACTTCATCATTCCCTCGACTTCCTCTGATGGCCGTGACTTCCCGGCGGCAGGACGGCGGGTGAACCGACCTTAGCAGGGTTTTATTTTTGAAAAGGAGGTCGCATGGACGCTTCGCGGTGGGCAGTGTGGGTACTGGTCGCTGGGGTCGCACTCGTACTGTGGAACGTCGTATGGGTCGCGGCCGTGCGGCGTTGGTACCGGCCCCGCACGGAGCTGCCCCAGGTGCTCCGCGCCCGCTGCAAGGACGGCTGGGAGCTCGTGGTGCATGTCCGCCGCGCTCCCGTGCGCCGCTTCGAGGAGCCCGTGCTGCTGTGCCATGGGCTCGCGGCGAACCGGTTCACCTTCGACTTCGAGCCTCCTTATTCCGTCGCGCACTACCTGGCCGAGGCCGGCTTCGACTGCTTCAGCGTGGAGTGGCGCGGCACCGGGCACTCGCGCCAACCGCCCCGGGGGCGGAGGTACACGGACTTCACCATCGATGACCACATCCTCCAGGACGGTCCGGCGCTGCTCGAACTGGCCCTGAAGGAGACGGGCGCGAAGCAGGCGTTCTGGCTGGGTCACTCGCTGGGCGGGCTCGTGGGCTACGCCGTCGCGCAGGGGGAGTTGGGCGGAAAGCTGGCGGGGCTGCTGGCATTGGGCGCCCCCGTGCACCTCAAGTCGGAGGCCTTCCTGCGCACGCTCATCTCCATGGGCGTGCGCGCCGCCTGGCCCGCGCGCTTCCGGCAGGAGTGGATGAGCGCCAGCATGGCGCCGTTCCTGGGCTACGTCACCCTGCCCCTTTCGGACCTGCTCGTGAATCCCGAGCACATCCCCCCGCGCATCCAACGGCAGGTCTACGCGAACATGATGTCGTCGATGAGTCGCAAGGTGCTGCTCCAGTTCCAGGACTGGATTGAGCACGATGCGTTCCGCTCCTTCGACCGAACGAAAGACTGGCGCGCTGGAATCGCACGGCTCGAAATGCCGTTGCTCATCATGGGCGGAAGCTCGGACCGGCTGGCCACCGCGGCCAACGTGGAGGCCCAGTTCGCGCTCGCGACCGCGACGGACCGGACACTGCACATCTTCGGCACCGACCATGGCGACAAGATGAACTACGGGCACGGAGACCTCATCTTCGGCACTGGCGCGCCGACGGAGGTCTACCCCGTGATTCGCGAGTGGCTGGAGCGGCATGCCTCGCCGCTCCTCACGGCCATCACCGAGCCCGCGCCAGACCCGGTGGACGAGGAGCCTCGGGAGCCTGAACGCTCCGTGCCTTGAGGTCCTCGGCTACTTCGGGGGCGCTTCGCGGTGGACACAGGCGGCGGACAGGCCCCTCGTGTCTTCCGTGCGCACGTTCCGCAGGCGCACTTGCGTGGCGCCGCCGCACTCCGCATGAACGAGCCCTTCCGCCAGGTCCCGCGCGGTAAGCCCGTCGACGTGGAGTTCACCGTCGCCCAGGGCGCCCAAGGCGGTCGCCGCTCCGCGAATCTCCACCTCCGAGGCGCGCAGTCTCGACAACGTGTCCACCAACAGGCCCACGGCCCCGCATCCCCGCAGGTTCGCATCACGCAGGGACACGCGCGCATCCTGCGCGACCAGCACGCAGGCGCCTTGCGCGTCGCGCACGACGACATCTTCCACGTCCGCCTCGAGTTGGCGCAGGTGCAGTCCATCCCCCGCGATGCCGTCCGAGGTGCGCACTCGCTCAATGGTCGCGTCGCGAAGTCGCAGCTTTCCGCGAATCGCCATCAGGCCGTACTCGGACGCGCCCTCAATGCGAATGCGCTCGACATCCAGGTCTCCGCCCATGAACTGAAGCCCGCCGTACTCGCCGCTGTCGCGCACGACGATGTCCCGAAGCTGGGCCTGTGACATCGACAGCCCCATGCCCGCCCGTAAGGCGCGCACCGAGGTGAAACGCCGCACCTCGAGCCTGCGGGCCCGCATCGCGGACACCGCATATTCGTGCCCCGTCACCTTCACGTCGTCGAGCACCAGCATGCCGTTCATCACGGAGAAGGCGGCGGATTGCCCACCTTCCGCCGTGGAACGGCGCACCTCCGCCCGCGCTTCATCCACGCTCACCGCCGTCGCGGGCCCGGAGAAGCGCGTGTCCTCCACCACCACCTGACTGTCGGCGCCGCGCACTCGGACCGCCCGGCGATAGGGGCCGGTGAAGGTGCTCGTTCGGATGCTCGCCTGCGCCAGGGGAACACGGTGATGATCACCGTTGGCAGGCTCCTCCGCGCCGGAGGGTCCCCGCGTCGCATGGTCCGCTCGCGAAGGCTCCGGGTCGCCGCGTCCTTGCCCCTCATGGGTCGCGAGTGGCGGCTTCGAGCTGGCTCGTCCCTGTGTCGCGGGAGCTTCTTGCGAAGACGCCGGGGCGCCACGTCCTTGCCCCTCACGCGCCGCGAGCGGGACCTCCGGGCCAACACGCCCCTGTGTCGCGGGAGCTTCTCTCGAAGGCTCCGGGGCGCCGCTTCCTCGCCCCTCACGGGCCGCGCGCGGGGCCTCCGAGCCGGTCCGTCCTTGCGTCGTCGGATCCACCCGCGCACCGTCAACTCCGGACGCATCGAGGTCCGCCGGTTCAGCGCCGGTGGAGGCCGTGGCTCCCGCGGGTGCGCCACCCGAGACTCCTGGCTCGGACTCCTCCGATGATTGTCCCCGTTCGATCAGCACGCCCACCGAGGCCGTGGGACCCGCCTCGAACCGGCCACCCTCCACGTCGAGGAATCCTGCCGACACCTTCACGGCGCCCAGTCGCTGGCCCTGGAAGGCCACTCGCGTCAGGCGCACCCTTCCGCCATTCGCTACATCCAACCCCGCTCCACCACCCTCAACCACAACATCCGACACTGTCGCATCCCCACCGACCTGGAGCACCGTGCCTTCAGGAGTGGCCCCCTCCAGCACCACACCCGGCCCCCCACCCTCCAATCGGGTCCCTGGAGGCAGCACGAAAGGCCCCTGGTAGCGCCCCGGTGCCAGCCGCACCGTGAGCGGCCCGGGCAGCCCCAGGGCCTCCCCTAGCGATCTCAGTGGCCGGGCACGGGAACCCTCCCCGGGGCCCTCCGTCGAGGCGTCTACCCAGAGTTCGGCGCGGCCCGGCTCGGGCGGCGCGGCCTCACGCTGCGCGGGGCTCCGGCAGGTGCAGGACAGCAGCAGGATCAGCGGCAGAACGGTTCGAAAATGCACGCAAGCAAGCATCCTAGCGGCTTTCCGCATGACCGCACCCGCGCGCGATCAGACCGACCTCGCAAACGATCAATATCTCAAAGACTTTCTTCAAAACGCGATCCCACACAGCTCTTTCCTATTCACCGTGCGTGGCTTGCAACGATGTATCGGAAGAGGCGCGCCACACCCTTCCTACGCCCTGTGTTTCAGAGGGCCAACTTTTCATCCGGAGGCCGATTTTCCGGCTCCAAACCGCAGCCGGCATTGACAGGGAAAAGAGCGATTTGTTACCACCGGCCGGGTTAAAGCACTTCAAGGCCAGACAACGGATGGAGGGGCGTAATGACCAAGGCAGAACTCGTCGAGGTGGTGGCGGCGCAGACACGTCTCACCAAGAAGTCAGCGGCGCAGATTCTCGACATCGTCTTCACCAACATCGGTAAGGCGGTGAAGAAGGACGCCCGCTTCAGCTACCCCGGCTTTGGGACCTGGTCGGTTCGCTCGCGCAAGGCGCGCAAGATTCGCAACCCCCAGACGAACGAGATGATGAAGCTCAAGGCGTCGAAGACCATCGGCTTCCGGCCCGCCAAGGAGCTGAAGAACTCGCTCTGAGCCCCCATCCGGTGGGCTCGCTCAGGGGCGCTCTTCCGAAAGGAGGCGCCCCTGATGCTTTGCGGGGTACCCCACGGCTGGTCCCCGGGCCACCGGTGGGGCGGGCTCCGGCGGAGGCTCGGCGTCACCCAGCGCCTCCAGTGGATCCATGGGCTGGCCGTCGAGCCACAGCTCGAAGTGGAGGTGAACGCCCGTGGCGAGGCCCGTCTCTCCCGCCATCCCCACCGCGTTCCCCCGCTCCAGGACCTCTCCAGCATCCACCAGGATGCGGGACAGGTGGCTGTAGCGCGTCACCCAGCGCCCCTCGTGCTGGACCTCCACCTGCAAGCCATGGTCGCCGTTGCGCCCCGCTCGGAGCACGACGCCCTTGTCCGCCGAGAAGATGAGCTGCCCCTGCGTGGCCTTCAGGTCGATGCCCAGGTGACGCCGGTGGACGCCCGTCACCGGGTGCCAGCGGTAGCCAAAGAGACTGGTGACGGAGACGGGCTCCAGCGGCCAGGAGAAGCGCGGCGGCAGGTCCTCGGCCGCCACGGGGGGCTGCTCCAGACGGCGCAGCTCCGCGGTGCGCACGGCCAGCCGACCCACGCGCAACACGACGGCCTCGGCCAGCGTGGCCGGGATGTCGCCGTAGGTGAAGCCGTCCCGCTCCAGCTCGGTCTCCAGGAGGCTCTGGGCCCGCAGCAAATCGCTGGAGTCCACGCGCGCCACGGGGCGCAGCAGGAAGCCGTCCAGCGCGAGGGTCACCTGCTCCCAGTTCTCCACCTGCGCCGCCGGCATCACCCCACCGCGCGCCACCTGCTGACGCAGGGCCTGCGCCTGGGTCGAGAAGGTGGCCAGCGTGGCATGGAGCTCCGAGGACGACTCCGGCACACGATGGCGCACCCGAAGCGCGGCGCCTTCAGCACCCTGCCCGGGTGAACGCGAGGGCGCGGAGGCATAGAGCTCCTCGAAGCTCATCTTCGGCTCCGCGCCACGGTTGGCGCAGGCACAAGCAGTGAGGAGGGCGAAGAGGCTCAGGCGACGCACGGCGCCTGAAGCCTACCATGCCCCGCTCGAAGCGCTCCTCACACGCCGCGCGTCCGTGCCCGGGTGTTCTGGGACACGCCTTTCACCGGGCGTGGACATCCGCGGGTGTTCGGAAGCACAACGCCGGTGGGACTCGCGTTCAGGCCACCGCGCGGCGGATGCGGGACAGGGCCTCGTCGATGTCGCGCGCGGACACGTCCAGGTGGGTGACGAGCCGCAGCGTGCGCGGCGCTCCGGCAGGATTCGTCAGCACCCCATGGCGCTCCAGCAGCGCCACGACTTCGTGCGCGGCCTGGGGGAACTCGGCGAAGACCATGTTCGTCTCCACGCTCGCGGTATCCACCGTCACGCCCGGCAGCTCGGCCAGCCCCGCCGCCAGCCGGCGAGCGTTCGCATGGTCGT
This genomic window from Myxococcus hansupus contains:
- the recA gene encoding recombinase RecA translates to MSKLAEKLKAVAAAVASIEKQFGRGSVMTLGGDSREQKVAVIPSGSVGVDRALGVGGYPRGRVVEIFGNESSGKTTLTLHAIAQVQAAGGVAAFIDAEHALDVTYARKLGVRVEELLVSQPDTGEQALEITEHLVRSGAVDLIVVDSVAALVPRAEIEGEMGDAHMGVQARLMSQALRKLTGAVSRSGTCIIFINQIRMKIGVMFGNPETTTGGNALKFYSSVRMEIRRTGNIKEGDAVVGSKARVKVVKNKVAPPFQEAEFDLMYGSGIHRVGEVLDLGVAAGLIEKSGSHFSLRGERIGQGRERAAEWLREHPDVLESLGKELTGAPAAAAATVPVEAAA
- a CDS encoding DUF1285 domain-containing protein translates to MQPPSGPPPPGKRWHTREDSGIRLDASLRWWHDDEPILHPKVIELFNASLVLDEAGRYQLRIGNDWCFVQVEGAAYEVRTVDVTPDERVSVRLSDRTAEALDPSTLHLDAEGVLSCRVKQGRARARFSRDAQYQVGQLLEEGEGGTLLLCAGQRKVAVPVALDALAAS
- a CDS encoding CinA family nicotinamide mononucleotide deamidase-related protein, producing the protein MRVELLCTGDELVTGLITDTNSTYLEARLFDLGIKVERVVLVGDVRADITQALKEAASRADVVVVSGGLGPTADDFTLECAAVAAGVPLAEDPRVLQWLHERYAARGLSPNPSALRMARVPQGAEPLKNPEGSAPLVLMKLGGAQLFFLPGVPREFRALLEGEVLPRVRAALDVQPGRTYRAFRLLRTVGVPESELDLTVAPMAPRHPRVVFGFRTHAPENHLKLMSEAPSQSEADAALAAVEQECRQVLGRRVFGADAEEYAAVLLEMLRQAGATLAVAESCTGGLIAQQLTAVPGSSSVFIGGAVVYSEKMKSAWVGVPTDVLDRHTAVSRETAIAMADGVRTACGTTYGLSVTGYAGPGGGTPEDPVGTVYCGLSVPGAPPRCERISVKGDRDRVRLFAASHTLEMLRQHLLAASSLP
- the pssA gene encoding CDP-diacylglycerol--serine O-phosphatidyltransferase, with product MMKLRKLMFVLPNLFTVTSIFCGFYAMTLCTGDAEPVQMYQAALAIFFAMFFDGFDGRVARLTKTQSDFGVQLDSLADVISFGAAPSLLVYKWALEPLGFVGLFIAFSFAACGALRLARFNVLAARNPHGGGGSFFVGLPIPVAAGMLVSVIISHHAATQGEPLAEGAVVPMAVAVAGLSLLMVSTVRYRTFKDTRPNRKSALALMLVAVGGTVIATQLHPAWVLVACCGAYLALGLLESAVLVRSRLVARKVAAPGAVAVAAVIDDEGEEEEESEPGQGSDGPAYL
- a CDS encoding alpha/beta fold hydrolase, translating into MDASRWAVWVLVAGVALVLWNVVWVAAVRRWYRPRTELPQVLRARCKDGWELVVHVRRAPVRRFEEPVLLCHGLAANRFTFDFEPPYSVAHYLAEAGFDCFSVEWRGTGHSRQPPRGRRYTDFTIDDHILQDGPALLELALKETGAKQAFWLGHSLGGLVGYAVAQGELGGKLAGLLALGAPVHLKSEAFLRTLISMGVRAAWPARFRQEWMSASMAPFLGYVTLPLSDLLVNPEHIPPRIQRQVYANMMSSMSRKVLLQFQDWIEHDAFRSFDRTKDWRAGIARLEMPLLIMGGSSDRLATAANVEAQFALATATDRTLHIFGTDHGDKMNYGHGDLIFGTGAPTEVYPVIREWLERHASPLLTAITEPAPDPVDEEPREPERSVP
- a CDS encoding HU family DNA-binding protein, whose amino-acid sequence is MTKAELVEVVAAQTRLTKKSAAQILDIVFTNIGKAVKKDARFSYPGFGTWSVRSRKARKIRNPQTNEMMKLKASKTIGFRPAKELKNSL
- a CDS encoding M23 family metallopeptidase, which produces MRRLSLFALLTACACANRGAEPKMSFEELYASAPSRSPGQGAEGAALRVRHRVPESSSELHATLATFSTQAQALRQQVARGGVMPAAQVENWEQVTLALDGFLLRPVARVDSSDLLRAQSLLETELERDGFTYGDIPATLAEAVVLRVGRLAVRTAELRRLEQPPVAAEDLPPRFSWPLEPVSVTSLFGYRWHPVTGVHRRHLGIDLKATQGQLIFSADKGVVLRAGRNGDHGLQVEVQHEGRWVTRYSHLSRILVDAGEVLERGNAVGMAGETGLATGVHLHFELWLDGQPMDPLEALGDAEPPPEPAPPVARGPAVGYPAKHQGRLLSEERP